The Chlorocebus sabaeus isolate Y175 chromosome 18, mChlSab1.0.hap1, whole genome shotgun sequence sequence tgtgtgtgtgtgtattagagagagagggagagagtgatgCTATACATATATCTGAATTAAACTTAGTTTTCCTGTCCATAGTTCCTTTGGTATCAGCATACTTAATCTTATCTGTTGGAACCAACTCAGTTTGACTTCCAGTTTAATGCTTAGCTTTCTTCGTTTTTCCGTGAATTCCATCCACCTTTTGGAGGCTATGGAGCATCTTGACGTAAAGAGGAATGTGTTGTCTGGTCACTGACTGTTTTCTGTCCATGCTGCTTCCACTGAAATGGTTGTTTTCTCCCTTGGTCTGTAACTGCCTGATGCATTTTTCCTGCTGTGCAtacaaaaccaattcactgagaccaTAGTATTGCAGTGAAGCAAGAGTTTAATTAATGCAAGGCCAGCCATGTGGAAGAActggagttattactcaaatcagtctccccaaaggCTTGGAGGTTAGgggtttttaaaggaaagtgtgggccaggtgtggtggctcacacttgtaatcccagcactttgggaggccaaggcagaggactgtttgagcccaggagtttgaggccagccaaggcaacatagtgagagcctgtctctataaaacatttttcaattagtcaggtgtgatggtaTACACCTGGtgtcccagtttctcaggagattgaggcaggaggattgctggatctcagaagtttgaggctgcagcgagccgtgatggtgccagtgccttccagcttgggcaacagagcaagaccctgtctcaaaacaacaacaacaacaaaagcagcataATTTGGTGGGCAGCGGGCTAGGGAGAGGGAATGTTGAttggttggagatgaaatcatagggataTGGAAAAAAACGGTCCTTGTGCACTGAGTCAGcctctgggtgggggccacaggacCAGTTGAGTCACAGTTGTGGGTTGAGGTGAAGTCCAAGTCAGCTGATTGTCAGAagtgtaaaagtttgaaaaaaccttttaaaaggccaatcttaggttttgTAACGGTGATGTTATTtacaggagtaattggggaagttataaatcttgtgacctccagaataGTGAGTGGTTGGTTAGTGTTTAATTATGCCTGTATCTTAGCATAATTTAGCATAATTTAGGCACATCTCAAAATCCTAACCTTGTGCCGTTTTATTAGTTTTACAATGATGGTTTAGTTTTGGAAGAGCTATTATGATTCTTGCTTTAagtttaaactataaaataaactcatctcaaagttagcttggcccatgCCCAGGAATGACTAAGGGACAGCTtgaaggttagaagcaagatggaaccAACTATGTCAGATTTTTATTCAATGTCTTTTCCAGGGGACATAGTTTCACCCATAACGATGGCCATGAAAGGACATAAGCAGAAGATACTAATATAGAACAACAAAGACCTAAAagtgcctttgcaaaaattatgacctgtgaatgtgaccttatttggaaatagtcttTACAGATATATTTAGTTAAGAGCAGGTAATTAGGGAGGACCCTAATCCAGCATGACTGGGGTCCTTAGAAGaggaaaatttggaaaaagaCACAGGGAGAGCATCATGTGATGAAAGAGGCAGATCATGGAGTGATGtggctgcaagccaaggaactcCAAAGATCAAGTGCCACCAACAGAAGCtagaaagaggcaaggaaggattctcccctgCAAGGTTTGGAGGAAGTATGGCCCCAAAATACCTTAATTTCAGACTTCTATCCTCCAGAGCTgcaagacaatacatttctgttgttttaagccactctgtTTTTGGTGCTTTGCTATCacagccctaggaaatgaataaagcctcctGCGGGGTTCTTCCAAATTTTGTCCGAGGTTTATATTCATTGAAATCTATGCCATTCTGAAAGTCAAAAATTACTCTTAATATTTAGCTCAACTTCTCTTTTTGCCTCGCAATACTGAACATATTTTCTCATGGTATTGGCCATTCGAACCTCTCCTGTGGACTGCGTGTCCACTCACATCTGTCATCTTATACAGATACAGGGGGCCCATTTATTTAATGTTGATTTACTAGAACTCTGTGTCTATTAAAGAGATATGAACTGTATTTCAAAGATGGGACATGTAGAGGAATAGTCGTCTAGGTTGTAGAAAACCACATCAGCTAAGATGTCTTGGTGGGAGTTAGTGTGATCATAGCAGAGAGGGAGACGAGAACTGGATGTTCAGAAGCAGAGAGCTGGAAACTCCTGATGGAAAAAGTTGGAGGGGTAGGTTAGGTTCAGGTTAGAGAGCCACTGAATGCTAGGTTTGGAGGCTTGTTTTAGGATAAGGAAATAGATACGTACggttaagcaatttgcccaaagCCATCCGGGGAGCTTTGGAAAGCCCTGAAAAGCAGAGAAACTTAAATTTGCCAGAGTAGTTATTGAGTTCTCAATTAATTTAAATGGCGAGGAACTACTCACCTAAAGCCTTGAAATGCCAATGAATGCTTATGAGAAAAGCCTGCCAATATCCTGCTTCTAACATATCAACCTTGGTGGCCTCCAGCCAGCCCTACACTTGATTCCCATAAGATACCCCAAAAGATAAATGAGTATGTTAATTAATTCCATTCATAACCTTCCCCACTAATCAGAAACAGGCATCTCTTAATTCCCTAAAGCTGGAGGGATCTTCTTCATGGTATATCAGTTTTCCCCATGACCTCAAGAATAGGAATGTGGCCAAAGATTTCATTCTATGACGAACAAATCTGGGGAAGgggactgtgatggttaattttattgtCAACTTGGTTAGGCATGTCTTTGGTCAAACACTAgcctagatgttgctgtgaaagtATGTTTTAGACATGATTGACATTTAAGCCCATAGACTTTGAGCAAAGTAGATGACCCTTCATAATGTGGGTGAGCCCCTTCCAATCACTTGACAGCCTTAAAAGAATAGACTCAGGCTCCTCCTCCTGATCCATGAGGAAAAAGGAATTCTGCTTCCAGATGAGACTGCAACATCAACCCTTCTCGGGGTTTCCTGCCTGTGGGTCTGCCCTATAGATTTTAAACCTGCCAGCTCCCATAATTGCATGAAACagttcctttaaaaatacatatatgttttttattttctttcagacagagtcttgctctgttgcccaggctgaagtacagtggcatgatctcagctcactgcaacctctgcttcctgggttcaagcgattctcctgcctcagtcttctgagtagctgggactacaggtgcccaccaccatgcccggctaatttttgtatttttagtagtgatggagtttcaccatgttggctaagctggtcttgaacgcctgacctcaagtgatctgcccacctcggccccccaaagtgctgggattacaagcttgagccaccacacctggccatatgtATATAGTTTTAAACTGATTAATATTTTCAACCTGTTTTGATTATGAAAATCCATAGCTATTTAACAACAGCCAAATGAATATGTAGCATTCTCAAAACAGGCAGGTTAGTGACCAATACAATCATGGTAGTAAGAGAGTGAACCTTatgaaattgccaatatttgACCATTTGATCTATAAAAATGGCAATTTGCTATGGATTAATCAATATGCGTGGAACAAGGACTTGCTAACAACTTTGAATAGAATTGGAgacattgattttgttttgtattttgggaAAAGTGCTTGTGAAAAAGTCTAAACTTATACTGGATTCTCTTCAAGTTTCTTCCTCTCTCAACACAGCCAGTTAGAGGGTAGCAGCAAGATTTGAGATTTGAATTTGGAGGAAAATAGAAAGACCACCCAGGTAGGTTTAGGCCTAAACCATGTGTCTAACTCAGGTTCTACTGGAGAATCCTGGTTGGAGATTATGGGCAAGTGGTAACTATTCTTGTCCCAGCCATATGACTGATGTCAAGGTTCCCTTCAATGGAACCATGTTGCTTTTAAGACAAATTCACAGCTGTAATGGGTGGTAGATAAAACCAACCTTCACTCTAGCCTCATGTCCCACCAGTTCCAACCCTACTGTGGTAGAGATGGTTGTTGGCCAACTCAGATTAGTGCTCCTCTTCTATAACATAGAGTTAGTTGTTCTGGGAAATGGCTCCCAGCCAGGGGCCACATTTCTCAGCACATCTAGATTGGGGCATGTAACTAGCTCTAGCCAGTGAGATGTCAGTGGGACTCATGTGTGACACTTCAGCACAGAGGGGTCTAACAACATACTATGTTCCCTCAGTCTGCTGGCTAAATGTCACCAGAGTGACCTTGAAGCCACAAGACTAAATCAAACTGTCTCAAACAGTCGCCATTAGAAGGAAGGCCACCCTAAATAGTCTCTAGAACAAGGAGTTCTGCATTGGACCTGGCACAAGTGAGACATAAACTTTTACTTTGTTAAGCCTCCAAGATTTAAGGTCATTTGTGATAGCAGCATAACCCATCCCACCTCAATACCTTTGCCCTTCAACATTCTGAATCATCGTCTGCTCTCTCAACTTATCAAATTGTTTCACGTGGCTGGGCCTTGCAAACTGTATTCTCTCTGCCTAGAATACCTTTTCCCTTCTCTATCTGACAAATTACCAACACTCAGATTAAGTGACACCTATTCAGAgtcattttctgatttctctaGGGTGTTGGTTTTTTCTCCTTCTTACCTTTGCTGTGCCTTGTACCATAGCCTCCTGCCAAACCATGATGAAACAGTTATCTTCTCAAAAGATTGTGAGTTCTTTAAATAAATGCAGGTACTGGGTCCTATTCTTTATGTTCAGATCACCTAAAATAGTGCCTGCTGCATGTGAGTTCTCCATACATGGATTTTGGATCAGCCTAAGTAAATTGGGTGTGTGGGGTTCTTTGGTTTGTCCCTGACCTGGCTGATTGCAGCGTGGATCTAGCCTGAACTGACCGGATGGCCTGAGTCTCTGCAGTTGTGTCTTGTTGGAGCTGCCCTTCTCTTAAATCAAAGAAATGCCCAGAGTaggggccgggtgtagtggctcatgcctgtaatcccagcactttgggaggctgaggcaggtggatcacctgaggtcaggagttcgaggccagcctagccaacatggcaaaaccccatctctactacaagtagaaaaattagccaggtgtggtggcgggcgcctgtaatcccagctgcttgggaggctgaggcaggagaatcgcttgaacctggaagcagaggttgcagtgagctgagatcacaccactgcattctagcctgggcgacagagtgagactttctctcaaaaaaggaaaagaaaagaaaagaaaaaaaaaaaaaaaaagaaatgccacagTAAAGAAGTGGGCCCTTAGAATGTGTCTTTTGCTATTCACTGAAGGTTACAGGAAAATAAGGCTTTCTCATTTACAGAATGtgtctttttaatgactgcagaTCATATTTAATATGTGCTTTGCTTGCAAGAAATTGGAAATTTGGATCTCTCCTAGCGTTCTGCCCAGATACATTCTAGAATTCCTTTGCTTCTTTGTAGAATTTTGATTCTTGTTTTTTTGGAAGGGACAATAAGggaattaaaaaaatcaagttaaaatggaatgaaaagtgCCTTTCACAGGAATGTTTTATTGTCTCTGCCTGGACTCCTAACATAGCTTATGAGGTGAAAACACTGCTTTAGTAAAAATGGAATACTCTTGGTTACATGAAATCCCATCCCTCGTCCTTCAGATCCTCTGGAGGAGAAGTCCCTCATTCCTTGGGATTGGTGATGACAGCCGTGGTGGAATAGGAGTAGGGGCTCAGCAGGGCGGCGATGGTGTAGTGGCGGGGGCCGGAGTCATTGGCTGTGAATACCACCTATGAGAGAAGACAGACAGTATCCATTTCCACCAGAGCCCGAAAACCGTACAGATGACACACATGACTGACCACCGGAAGTCCAGTGCCAacttaattaattttattcttttatgttttgaaCAGTTTGAACAGAAGGAAAAAGCTCAAATACGCTGGCAAGCCAAGCCTTTGGAACCATGCACAGCCCTTAGAGCAGGAGTACAGAACCAGGTCTTCTTTTGCAAATTCACATCAAAAGTCAGGATGGCCCTAGCTTGACTAAGGGAAATTCCAGAGAGCCTAAAGACTGTATCTATTTTGttggttttagaaaaaaaaaaggtggggagaaTGCAAACATGCACTGAGTCATTGAAAAGCTGCTGCAATAGTGGCTGCCAACCACAGACTTAGAGACTTAGCATTCTGGAGCTGGAAacattcttcccattttacagatgagcaaaccagACTTGAATTATTGTATTGCCCCAGTCTACATACTGATGGAGCCACAGTAGGAAGGTAAGTCTCCTGTCTCCAAGCCCAGAGATTCCCCCACCCGCCTATTCTTTGCATTTTCtaacatgaagaagaaaaagtatatttttatgtatagcAAGCAATGAAATATGAACCAAAAGCATTTCAGGGCTCTATTTACAATACAGAGTGTGGAAGATCATGgtgaaattttgaaatatacatgcatgcacTAGACCTCATTTAAGCTTTGTAACTGGGCAAATTGTGGATCAAAATGCTGTTCCAGATAGTCACACCGTTCTGTCAAATTCAGTAGAATATCTGCAACTCATGTGCTGGGACAGGCTTGATTCTCAGAGTGAGGCAAGTTGGGATAAATTGAGGTCAGGAAAGAGGTAGAAGACAGTAAAGATGTgtttaatttgatttattttgtataCGGGCCTTGGGTTGAGTTTTGGACACACTCTGCATAAATATATTTCGTTCCAAATATGGGGAAAAGAAGCCCGGATTACTTAGGGATAGGACGGAAAAAGAGCTGAGTGAGccataccaaaaacaaaaataatattaggGCAAGAGGAAGTGAGAATCACCTAAGAATCTCTTAAGAAGAAAGGGCTCCCCTTAAGGCCAACTCCCTAGAATCaactaataaaaatatcttttatcttATGGTGACATTGACCTTCAGCCCACTTGattcttcttaaaaattataagagGCATAATCTGTGATCAAAAATCCATGAAGTAGCTGGGtgtactggctcacacctgtaatgccagcactttgggaggctgaggtgggtgaatcacctgaggtctggagttcgagaccagcctggccaacatggtgaaaccctgtctctatgaaaaatacaaaacttagctgggtatggtggcgcgcacctgtagtcccagctactcgggaggctgaggcagaagaattgcttgaacctgggaagtggaggttgcagtgagccgagattgcaccactgcattccagcctgggtgacagagcaaaactccatctcaaaaaaaaagaaaaaaaaaaaaattccatgaagTGAAGAGGCCTAAGAGCTCCTAATGAAAGTTTCCAATTTCCCTTGGTAAATCTAATATGACCACCTGGTCACTGGCCAAGGTAGAGGTGACCAGTTCTGAAGGAGGCATTTATCAGAAGAAGCTGCATGAAGCCCACCCTGCGCCAGTCACCAAAGTGAGGCACTGGGACTCATCTCTCACTACTCACTCTCTCTCGTTCTCCATATTTATCTGGGCTTCAAGCTGGGCTGATGGTCCTGCCTAGTCTGTCTTACTTCAGTCCTTTCCCCTCCACTCCAAGGGTAgggatgtattttcatttctgaatctCCAGCCTCTAGCAGAGTTTTCCACACAtagaatgcttttattttttaaatgtttgttgaatgaatactgCAAGAGTGAAGAGCAGTCAAGGACGCTGAGATCTAATGAAAGAGAACAACACGTGGGCAGTATGGCGATGAACTTTTTAGATGGTTCCCATCAGGCTGAGACCCAGGTCTTAGGCAAACAATGGTCTCAGGTAGGCAGTTCTACTCCTCAAGGGTAGGGGCTGAGACTCTAGGGGCAATGTCTTGTGCTGGGCACCACGGAAACCCTGCTGCTGCCCTGACCGGCGTCCGTGTCTTGCTGCCTGGCTGAGGGGTAGTCAGGGACATGCTTCTTTGTAGATGGGGCTCCCTTGGTGACTTGTGGGCCCCAGAAGTCAAACAAGCCCCTATTGTTTCCCTGGTAACATTGCCTAATAAAGGAACCGCGTTATACCAATTGAAAGTCTCATCCATGACTAAGCCAGAGAATAGTTCCCTTTCATGCTGAGCTATTTTTGATGGAATTAGTTGATCTTTAACTCTGACCAACATGTCTGGATTCTATTTCCATGACAGCCATCTGTTTCAAATGACTGAAGAAATTAAGACAAGGGGAAGACAGGGAGATATATAACTGTTCGAAGATCCTCACCATAGGCAGGGGAACAGAGCACGTCACAaatgtggcttttctttttttaagcttgGCTTTTCACAGGGGAACAAATTTCCTGGGTCACAATGCGAGGCAGAGCAGAATTGAGGGCAAACCCAGCCTGGGCCTTGTTTGTAAACATCTCTACTTGTGTGTTTCCTAGCCCTGTGACCTTTGACAAGTTATTTGACTTCCTGGTGCCTCACTTGCTTCATCTATgagatggggataataataggaCTGACCTCAGTGGCCTGTTCCTGAGGATTAAGTAGGTTAAATATGGAAAACACTTATAATTGTGTCTGCCACATGGTGTATGCTTAGTAAATGTTATCTATTGTGTTGCCATTATTACTTTGATTTTATTGTCTCTCTATGTATGTGTTGCCAAGAATCACTTGTCCAAACCTCCGAGGAGCCAGATGTGTTTTGGAATGAAGAATGTTACAggttttagagaaataaaatggtGCATCTCTTGTTTCATACACTCTACGTGGGGTCTGGAGGTCTGCCTCATAAACATATTATTTCAACAGCAGATACATCAATATTTATATAAAGTGGAATGAATAGACTGTGAATAGTGTCATGTAAGTTCAAGTCATGTTACTAAATGGGTTTTCCTCAAAGTCAAAAAGAAATGTGCTTCTCAGAGTGTTGTGAATTTGTTCTCGTATAAGAGGAGAGGGAACCTTTGGTCATTCATCACCTTCTTTAGGACATTTCTGTGGTACGCTAAGTAAAACTGTGCATTTCCTGGTATGCCAAAAGCAAAAACCAACACCAAAACAACCCTCGAAGGTTTATATACTCACCTCTGCATGCTCATGGAATGGGGAGATGCCAAGTGACTTCCAGTAAGATTTGGTGTCTATTTCCACTTTGTATATCCCTTCTACAAATTCCTCCTCAGTTGTGAGCCCATGCAGCTCTCCAGACTCACTGGTTTTCCTATAAGGTGTGAAAGTCTGGGTTAAGTTAGGCATGGAGGAAACAAATGGCATGGCAAAGTAATACCCCCCACTCCACCAACACACATAAACGTGTTATATACATTTCCCCTCAACTAAGTCAGAAGTAGGGAAAACTCATAACTGTCTGAAATTAAATGgcaaaaagtttataaaaactttttgaaaagctCACTGTAGATATTTTTCTCTGATAAGAAGAGAATGTaggtataattaaaattttttttttttttttttttttttttttgagacagagttttactctagtcacccaggctggagtgcagtggcatgatctcagctcactgcaacctctacctccaggttcaagggattctccagtctgagcctcccgagtagccgggattacaggtgcctgccaccacgcctggctaatttttgtatttttcatagagacggggttttgccatgttggccaggttgatcttgagctcctgacctcagatgatatgcccacttcagcctacccaaagcgctgagatttacaggcgtgagctgccgcgcccggccGGGTATAATGTTTTCTTAAGAAAGAGTCCTTGTTGTTCAAGATTGATGATTGGATGGGATGTTGTGACCATCCCTGGAAGTGGCCACGGCTCTTCTAACTCTGCACTTCTCCAGGACAGCAGGGTCTCGCTCCTCTCCCTTGTGGTGTGAGGATACCTTTCAGAGCATCTGCACACCACCAGGGAGGGTCATTTGCACACACAGTGGAAAACCTAAAGTAGGAAGAAGAACCTGTATCTGACTCTTCCCTTTTAtgtatttaacctctctgataACTCTTTGCCAGCAACAAACACTAGGCAACTTCTATTTCCATGTAAGTACCAGCTCCATAGTTGCATGTTGGAAATTGCTTCCCATTAGACTGCAACAGCTATGACAGATAAAAATAGCAGTTGTCTTTACTGACTCTGATTGTGcatctcctcctttcttctttactttttttttttgtcctgacGCAAGGGAAAAGATTCACAAGAACATCGGAATATTTTTGGTatccattttctctctcccttagaATAGTCCCGTAACCACTCTTCATGTTATGCTTggcattttatataaacataaatg is a genomic window containing:
- the TTR gene encoding transthyretin encodes the protein MASHRLLLLCLAGLVFVSEAGPTGVDESKCPLMVKVLDAVRGSPAVNVAVNVFKKAADETWAPFASGKTSESGELHGLTTEEEFVEGIYKVEIDTKSYWKSLGISPFHEHAEVVFTANDSGPRHYTIAALLSPYSYSTTAVITNPKE